The following coding sequences are from one Microbacterium sp. SORGH_AS_0969 window:
- a CDS encoding Type 1 glutamine amidotransferase-like domain-containing protein, with protein sequence MSVHLLGGGRDVARCGALLEPFVAEARERAGDRDPVIAMLLVLEADDDSSVARFRSALEAGGAGSIRVEAIVEGESFTDAAIEADGVFVGGGLTPAYHDAFRVIREELRERVAGGMPYAGFSAGAAIAAERALVGGWLRGGVEVCVEDAAEELGELEVRPGLGLLGFAVDVHAAQWGTLSRLVAAVDAGLVTDGVAIDENTALVVSAQAAPAVRGSGQVWRVESAASGVLVQLLRA encoded by the coding sequence ATGAGTGTTCATCTTCTCGGTGGCGGGCGCGACGTCGCGCGCTGCGGTGCCCTGCTGGAGCCCTTCGTTGCGGAAGCGCGGGAGCGGGCGGGCGATCGCGACCCGGTCATCGCCATGCTGCTCGTACTCGAGGCCGATGACGACAGCTCGGTCGCGCGTTTCCGCAGCGCCCTCGAGGCCGGAGGCGCGGGAAGCATCCGAGTGGAGGCCATCGTCGAGGGAGAGAGCTTCACGGATGCCGCGATCGAGGCCGACGGCGTCTTCGTCGGCGGCGGCCTGACCCCGGCATACCACGATGCGTTCCGCGTCATCCGGGAAGAGCTGCGCGAACGGGTGGCCGGGGGAATGCCGTACGCCGGCTTCTCGGCGGGAGCGGCGATCGCGGCCGAGCGTGCGCTCGTCGGCGGATGGCTGCGCGGCGGCGTCGAGGTCTGCGTGGAGGACGCGGCCGAGGAGCTCGGCGAGCTCGAGGTGCGCCCGGGCCTCGGACTCCTCGGCTTCGCCGTCGACGTCCACGCCGCCCAGTGGGGCACCCTTTCGCGTCTCGTCGCCGCGGTCGACGCGGGCCTCGTCACCGACGGCGTGGCGATCGACGAGAACACGGCCCTGGTGGTCTCGGCGCAGGCGGCCCCGGCCGTGCGTGGCAGCGGGCAGGTCTGGCGCGTCGAGTCCGCGGCATCCGGGGTTCTGGTTCAGCTGCTCCGCGCCTGA
- a CDS encoding choice-of-anchor I family protein produces the protein MPSPFLRRTVALTATTAAVCALALSSATAASAAIVPDPIRDAPADSAVSLRPIGTYETGVFDQSAAEIVHAYKNRLFVVNAQAGAVDVLDMSSPAAPTKLYSITGTGVANSLAVREDGLGVIALEDTDKTAPGRLVFFDADAAEPTVLGEVTVGALPDMVTISADGTVAVVANEGEPADDFSVDPEGSVGIVTLPAEKAAPSQDAVRTAGFGAFEKGGSKTLDPAVRVFGPDVAAPDQGDTPLAANRVSRNLEPEYVAIAGGTAYVALQEANAIAIVDLASAEVSGIRPLGYKDYGVETLDASDRDPEDAPTSNEKSYPGLYGMYMPDGIQAYETNGETYLVTANEGDGREWGDFNDTARVKDLGEDGLAPVCADSPLAGSLDDADLGRLNVATDMGLNADGSCYAELYTFGGRGFSVWNADGAQMFDSGADFERITHDANPGFFNSNHSASNLEGRSDDKGPEPENLAIGEVDGRTYAFIGLERVGGVMTYDITDPTKAAYAGYVNNRDFSVSMEDQLTGDETADRELLAKAGDLGPEGVDFIPADASPTGRPLVAVGNEVSGTTTLFEVSNPTVKNIDILTVNDFHGRLEAGSQGEAGAAVIAGAVKAKEAANPNTLFVSAGDNIGASTFTSLIQNDSPTIDTLRASGLDVSAVGNHEFDRGFADLTDRVLPEYGGGEYGLGANVYKKGTKEPALDEYAIKDVDGVRVAFIGTVTPDTATMVDPAGIADLEFGDQLEAANRVADEITRGDLADVIVLLTHSGAAVSDDCAAIAADQSGFGNLAVNASPEIDAIVSAHTHQTYACDLPVAGTDRTRPVIQAYEYGKAMGQLSLTWDTRTDSLASLTGTTFPLAGAFAPDAEIEAKVAGYVAQADVIGAKPVGEISGDILRGGTPSGADRGVESSMGNWVADVYLWATSKNAAYAGTKARIALMNPGGLRADLLKGDDGVVTYKEAALVQPFANTLVTVTLTGEQLRGILNEQWKAEGDRPKLHLGVSDGFTYEYEQDATNPRVGSVVSMAYQGKPIADTDTFTVVTNSFLANGGDGFPTFAAGTGRTDTGQIDLDATLAYFEATPVVDPAPLGRAVLASGETPGEDPGAQPTPAPAAPGQPTNPGGKLANTGAEAPWGVALAGGFLVVAGGLAFALRRRRTV, from the coding sequence ATGCCTTCGCCCTTCCTTCGCCGTACCGTCGCGCTGACCGCGACGACCGCGGCCGTCTGCGCGCTCGCGCTCTCGAGCGCCACCGCGGCGTCCGCCGCGATCGTTCCCGACCCGATTCGCGACGCTCCCGCCGACAGTGCGGTGAGCCTCCGCCCGATCGGCACCTACGAGACGGGCGTGTTCGACCAGTCGGCCGCCGAGATCGTCCACGCCTACAAGAACCGCCTGTTCGTCGTGAACGCGCAGGCCGGCGCCGTCGACGTGCTCGATATGAGCAGCCCCGCGGCCCCCACGAAGCTGTACTCGATCACGGGGACGGGCGTGGCGAACTCGCTCGCGGTGCGCGAAGACGGCCTGGGCGTCATCGCCCTCGAGGACACCGACAAGACCGCGCCCGGCCGCCTCGTGTTCTTCGACGCGGATGCCGCCGAGCCGACCGTTCTCGGAGAGGTCACCGTCGGAGCCCTCCCCGACATGGTCACGATCTCGGCCGACGGCACGGTCGCCGTCGTCGCGAACGAGGGCGAGCCCGCCGACGACTTCTCGGTCGACCCCGAGGGCTCGGTCGGGATCGTCACCCTCCCCGCCGAGAAAGCGGCCCCGAGCCAGGATGCCGTGCGCACGGCCGGGTTCGGAGCGTTCGAGAAGGGCGGATCGAAGACCCTCGACCCCGCCGTCCGCGTCTTCGGTCCCGACGTCGCCGCCCCCGACCAGGGCGACACCCCGCTCGCCGCGAACCGCGTCAGCCGCAACCTCGAGCCCGAGTACGTCGCGATCGCCGGGGGGACCGCGTACGTCGCGCTGCAGGAAGCCAACGCGATCGCGATCGTCGACCTGGCGTCGGCGGAGGTCAGTGGCATCCGTCCCCTCGGGTACAAGGACTACGGCGTCGAGACGCTCGACGCGAGCGACCGCGACCCCGAGGACGCTCCGACCTCCAACGAGAAGAGCTACCCGGGCCTGTACGGCATGTACATGCCCGACGGCATCCAGGCGTACGAGACGAACGGCGAGACCTACCTCGTCACCGCCAACGAGGGCGACGGCCGCGAGTGGGGCGACTTCAACGACACGGCCCGCGTGAAGGATCTCGGTGAGGATGGTCTCGCGCCCGTCTGCGCCGACAGCCCGCTGGCCGGCTCGCTCGACGACGCCGACCTCGGCCGCCTCAACGTCGCGACCGACATGGGACTGAACGCCGACGGCAGCTGCTACGCCGAGCTCTACACGTTCGGCGGCCGCGGTTTCTCGGTGTGGAACGCCGACGGCGCGCAGATGTTCGATTCCGGCGCGGACTTCGAGCGCATCACGCACGACGCGAACCCGGGCTTCTTCAACTCGAACCACTCGGCCTCGAACCTCGAGGGACGCAGCGACGACAAGGGTCCCGAGCCCGAGAACCTCGCGATCGGCGAGGTCGACGGGCGCACGTACGCGTTCATCGGTCTCGAGCGCGTCGGCGGCGTGATGACGTACGACATCACCGACCCGACGAAGGCCGCCTACGCGGGATATGTGAACAACCGCGACTTCTCGGTGTCGATGGAAGACCAGCTCACCGGCGACGAGACCGCCGACCGCGAGCTGCTGGCGAAGGCCGGCGACCTCGGCCCCGAGGGAGTCGACTTCATCCCCGCCGACGCGTCTCCCACGGGGCGACCGCTGGTCGCCGTCGGCAACGAGGTGTCGGGCACCACGACGCTGTTCGAGGTCTCGAACCCGACGGTGAAGAACATCGACATCCTGACGGTCAACGACTTCCACGGCCGCCTCGAAGCGGGCTCGCAGGGCGAGGCCGGCGCGGCCGTCATCGCGGGCGCCGTGAAGGCCAAGGAAGCCGCCAACCCGAACACGCTCTTCGTCTCGGCGGGTGACAACATCGGCGCGTCGACCTTCACCTCGCTCATCCAGAACGATTCGCCGACGATCGACACGCTGAGGGCGTCCGGTCTCGACGTATCGGCCGTGGGCAACCACGAGTTCGACCGCGGCTTCGCCGACCTCACCGACCGGGTGCTGCCCGAGTACGGCGGCGGGGAGTACGGTCTCGGCGCGAACGTGTACAAGAAGGGCACGAAAGAGCCCGCGCTCGACGAGTACGCGATCAAGGACGTCGACGGCGTGCGCGTGGCCTTCATCGGCACCGTCACCCCCGACACCGCGACCATGGTCGACCCGGCCGGTATCGCCGACCTGGAGTTCGGCGACCAGCTCGAAGCGGCGAACCGCGTCGCCGACGAGATCACGCGGGGCGACCTCGCCGACGTGATCGTGCTGCTGACGCACTCGGGCGCCGCCGTCTCCGACGACTGCGCCGCGATCGCCGCCGACCAGTCGGGCTTCGGCAACCTCGCCGTCAACGCCTCGCCCGAGATCGACGCGATCGTCTCGGCGCACACGCACCAGACGTACGCGTGCGACCTGCCGGTGGCGGGCACCGACCGCACCCGCCCGGTGATCCAGGCGTACGAGTACGGCAAGGCCATGGGCCAGCTGTCGCTCACGTGGGACACGCGCACTGACTCGCTGGCATCCCTCACCGGAACGACGTTCCCGCTCGCGGGCGCTTTCGCTCCGGATGCCGAGATCGAGGCGAAGGTCGCCGGCTACGTCGCGCAGGCCGACGTCATCGGCGCGAAGCCGGTCGGCGAGATCAGCGGCGACATCCTGCGCGGCGGAACCCCCTCGGGAGCCGACCGCGGCGTCGAGTCGTCGATGGGCAACTGGGTCGCCGACGTCTACCTGTGGGCGACCTCGAAGAACGCCGCCTACGCCGGGACGAAGGCGCGAATCGCGCTCATGAACCCCGGTGGTCTGCGCGCCGACCTGCTGAAGGGCGACGACGGGGTGGTCACCTACAAGGAGGCCGCTCTCGTTCAGCCCTTCGCCAACACCCTCGTGACGGTGACGCTCACGGGCGAGCAGCTGCGCGGCATCCTGAACGAGCAGTGGAAGGCCGAGGGCGACCGACCGAAGCTGCACCTCGGGGTCTCCGACGGCTTCACGTACGAATACGAGCAGGACGCGACGAACCCGCGCGTCGGCTCGGTCGTGTCGATGGCGTACCAGGGCAAGCCGATCGCCGACACCGACACGTTCACGGTCGTGACGAACTCGTTCCTCGCGAACGGCGGCGACGGCTTCCCGACCTTCGCGGCGGGAACCGGCCGCACCGACACCGGACAGATCGACCTCGACGCGACGCTCGCGTACTTCGAGGCGACCCCCGTGGTCGACCCGGCGCCACTCGGGCGGGCCGTGCTCGCCTCGGGTGAGACCCCGGGCGAGGACCCCGGCGCCCAGCCGACGCCCGCTCCCGCCGCTCCGGGGCAGCCCACGAACCCCGGCGGCAAGCTCGCGAACACGGGCGCGGAGGCTCCGTGGGGCGTGGCCCTCGCGGGCGGGTTCCTCGTGGTCGCGGGCGGCCTCGCCTTCGCGCTGCGGCGGCGACGCACGGTCTGA
- a CDS encoding VIT family protein, which produces MTEPSGAHADEPHRQGLAQRLNGLRAGVLGANDGIVSTAAVVVGVAGATSEVGPVLVAGLAALVGGAVSMALGEYVSVSSQRDSERALIQKERRELAEDPDAEFAELVGLYEAQGLTRDTATRVATELTASDALKAHLSIELNIDADDVVSPWTAALASAVAFTIGALLPLATILLAPVEVRVPLTFAAVLVALAVTGYVAAWIGGARRGRSILRTVIGGALALGATYLVGSLFGVAAG; this is translated from the coding sequence ATGACGGAGCCTTCCGGTGCCCACGCCGACGAACCGCATCGCCAGGGCCTCGCCCAACGACTGAACGGCCTTCGTGCCGGAGTGCTCGGTGCGAACGACGGCATCGTGTCGACCGCCGCGGTCGTCGTCGGCGTCGCGGGAGCGACGAGCGAGGTGGGGCCCGTGCTCGTCGCCGGGCTCGCCGCCCTCGTGGGCGGTGCCGTGTCGATGGCGCTCGGCGAGTACGTCTCGGTCTCGAGCCAGCGCGACAGCGAGCGGGCGCTCATCCAGAAGGAACGCCGCGAGCTCGCGGAGGATCCGGATGCCGAGTTCGCCGAGCTCGTCGGGTTGTACGAGGCCCAGGGGCTCACGCGCGACACGGCGACCCGCGTGGCGACCGAGCTGACGGCATCCGATGCCCTGAAAGCGCATCTGTCGATCGAGCTGAACATCGATGCCGACGACGTCGTGAGCCCGTGGACCGCCGCGCTGGCGTCCGCGGTGGCTTTCACGATCGGCGCGCTGCTGCCTCTCGCGACGATCCTGCTCGCGCCGGTGGAGGTGCGGGTTCCCCTGACGTTCGCGGCGGTGCTTGTCGCGCTGGCCGTCACGGGGTACGTGGCCGCGTGGATCGGCGGCGCTCGACGTGGTCGCTCGATCCTGCGCACGGTGATCGGCGGCGCGCTCGCGCTCGGGGCGACGTATCTCGTGGGGTCGTTGTTCGGCGTGGCGGCGGGGTAG
- a CDS encoding DUF2262 domain-containing protein, which yields MPAQQERAEFDRRHAPEPIEIVVLTGQSVGGAGKAGGAELWTPSADVLAYVDGSGAVVTEEGRLSWLATDAERDGWIHDLEALTQYRVRVRRATPDSAEYAKYNLPVPDLSHHFALDEVIERDLRIPALDGRRDRWLRPIVLSTELGEFTLDRSYGWFSGGIEWAGEQISVTLSIDDDAAEGAETCEGSLARLRALLAEMPDVDARWRAFAAEELTDLANDWQEEDEDDDAPAPEPITRETFAERIRLSELSIAADGSATAYFDDGDLFFGHVILIDVQSDNRLANASIAG from the coding sequence ATGCCTGCACAGCAAGAGCGAGCCGAATTCGACCGCCGTCACGCCCCGGAGCCCATCGAGATCGTCGTCTTGACCGGCCAGAGCGTCGGAGGGGCGGGGAAAGCGGGCGGCGCGGAGCTGTGGACACCGTCCGCGGACGTCCTCGCGTACGTCGACGGATCCGGCGCCGTGGTCACCGAAGAGGGGCGGTTGTCGTGGCTCGCCACCGACGCGGAACGCGACGGGTGGATCCACGACCTCGAGGCCCTGACGCAATACCGCGTGCGGGTCCGTCGCGCCACTCCGGACTCTGCGGAATACGCGAAGTACAACCTCCCCGTGCCCGACCTCTCGCACCATTTCGCGCTCGACGAGGTGATCGAGCGCGACCTGCGCATCCCCGCGCTCGACGGCCGGCGCGACCGGTGGCTCCGCCCGATCGTCCTTTCCACCGAGCTCGGCGAATTCACCCTCGATCGTTCCTACGGGTGGTTCTCGGGCGGGATCGAGTGGGCGGGGGAACAGATATCGGTCACCCTGAGCATCGACGATGACGCTGCCGAGGGCGCCGAGACCTGCGAGGGGTCCCTCGCCCGCTTGCGGGCGCTGCTCGCCGAGATGCCGGACGTCGACGCCCGCTGGCGCGCCTTCGCCGCGGAGGAGCTCACCGACCTCGCGAACGACTGGCAGGAGGAGGACGAGGACGACGACGCGCCGGCTCCGGAACCGATCACCCGGGAGACGTTCGCGGAGCGGATCCGCCTGAGCGAGCTGAGCATCGCCGCCGACGGCTCGGCCACTGCGTACTTCGACGACGGCGACCTGTTCTTCGGCCACGTGATCCTCATCGACGTGCAGAGCGACAACCGCCTGGCCAACGCCTCGATCGCCGGCTGA
- a CDS encoding acyl-CoA dehydrogenase family protein, translating into MDTTPAPALDAPPAGTLSADEREAILEAVRDFAATELAPHSLEWDAEKHFPRDVLRRAGELGLGGVYVRDDVGGAGLSRADAVAIFEELAYGDPTVTAYITIHNMVAWMIDAYGTDAQRQRWLPGLVAMDDLGAYCLTEPGAGSDAAAITTSAIRHGDTYVLTGVKQFISGAGEASVYVVMARTGEPGARGISAFLVPADAEGLSFGPLEKKMGWNAQPTRQVVLDEVRIPAENLLGGEGRGFSIAMTALNGGRLNIATCSIGGARWALDRAIAYVHERFTFGEALAEKQSVVFAVADMATELEAARLLVRDAATALDAKNPDTATRCAMAKRFATDVGFRVANEALQLHGGYGYLQDYGIEKVVRDLRVHQILEGTNEIMRLIVGRSVLAA; encoded by the coding sequence ATGGACACCACCCCTGCCCCCGCGCTCGATGCCCCGCCCGCCGGTACCCTCTCGGCGGACGAGCGCGAAGCCATCCTCGAAGCCGTCCGTGACTTCGCCGCGACCGAGCTCGCCCCCCACAGCCTGGAATGGGATGCCGAGAAGCACTTCCCCCGCGACGTCCTCCGCCGCGCGGGCGAGCTGGGCCTCGGCGGTGTGTACGTGAGGGACGACGTCGGGGGCGCGGGCCTCTCGCGCGCCGACGCGGTGGCCATCTTCGAGGAGCTCGCCTACGGCGACCCCACCGTGACGGCCTACATCACGATCCACAACATGGTCGCGTGGATGATCGACGCCTACGGCACCGACGCCCAGCGTCAGCGCTGGCTGCCCGGACTCGTCGCGATGGACGACCTCGGTGCCTACTGCCTCACCGAGCCCGGCGCGGGATCCGACGCGGCGGCGATCACCACCTCGGCGATCCGCCACGGTGACACCTACGTGCTCACGGGCGTGAAGCAGTTCATCTCGGGTGCGGGCGAGGCATCCGTCTATGTCGTCATGGCCCGCACGGGCGAGCCGGGCGCGCGGGGGATCAGCGCATTCCTCGTTCCTGCCGACGCCGAGGGGCTGTCGTTCGGCCCCCTCGAGAAGAAGATGGGCTGGAACGCCCAACCGACCCGCCAGGTCGTCCTCGACGAGGTGCGGATACCCGCCGAGAACCTCCTCGGCGGCGAGGGCCGCGGCTTCTCGATCGCGATGACGGCGCTCAACGGCGGCCGATTGAACATCGCCACCTGCTCGATCGGCGGGGCGCGCTGGGCCCTCGACCGCGCGATCGCCTACGTCCACGAGCGTTTCACCTTCGGCGAGGCGCTCGCCGAGAAGCAGTCCGTCGTCTTCGCGGTGGCCGACATGGCCACCGAGCTCGAGGCGGCGCGCCTGCTCGTGCGCGATGCGGCGACGGCGCTGGACGCGAAGAACCCCGACACCGCGACCCGCTGCGCCATGGCGAAGCGTTTCGCGACCGACGTCGGCTTCCGCGTCGCGAACGAGGCCCTGCAGTTGCACGGCGGCTACGGCTACCTGCAGGACTACGGCATCGAGAAGGTCGTGCGCGATCTGCGCGTGCACCAGATTCTCGAGGGCACGAACGAGATCATGCGTCTCATCGTCGGTCGGAGCGTTCTGGCCGCGTGA
- a CDS encoding enoyl-CoA hydratase-related protein, which produces MTDQDAGYETIRVEQRGRVGWITLDRPEALNALNTRTMHEVVAAAEAFDADEGVGAIVVTGSEKAFAAGADIKEMEGKSSVEMILTDHFGGWSRFAAVRTPVIAAVSGYALGGGCELALMCDVILASDRARFGQPEVQLGVIPGMGGTQRLVRALGYYKAAELVLTGRMIDAAEAERVGLVSRVVPGADLLEEAQAVAETIAAKPLPALYAAKAALDAALETSLAEGLRFERQAFAGLFDTADQKEGMAAFREKRAPSFTHR; this is translated from the coding sequence ATGACGGATCAGGATGCCGGTTACGAGACGATCCGCGTCGAGCAGCGGGGTCGCGTCGGGTGGATCACCCTCGACCGCCCCGAGGCGCTGAACGCGTTGAACACACGCACCATGCACGAGGTGGTCGCCGCGGCCGAGGCGTTCGACGCCGACGAGGGCGTCGGTGCGATCGTCGTGACCGGGAGCGAGAAGGCGTTCGCCGCGGGAGCCGACATCAAAGAGATGGAGGGCAAGTCCAGCGTCGAGATGATCCTGACCGACCACTTCGGCGGCTGGTCGCGGTTCGCGGCCGTTCGCACACCCGTGATCGCCGCCGTCTCGGGCTACGCCCTCGGCGGCGGCTGCGAGCTCGCGCTGATGTGCGACGTCATCCTGGCCTCCGACCGCGCGAGGTTCGGCCAGCCCGAGGTGCAGTTGGGCGTGATCCCGGGCATGGGCGGGACGCAGCGGCTCGTGCGTGCCCTGGGGTACTACAAGGCGGCCGAACTCGTCTTGACCGGCCGGATGATCGACGCGGCCGAGGCCGAGCGGGTGGGGCTGGTCTCGCGCGTCGTGCCCGGGGCCGACCTGCTCGAGGAGGCGCAGGCGGTCGCCGAGACGATCGCCGCGAAACCGCTGCCCGCCCTCTACGCGGCGAAGGCCGCGCTCGACGCGGCGCTCGAGACCTCTCTCGCCGAGGGCCTGCGTTTCGAGCGGCAGGCGTTCGCCGGCCTCTTCGACACGGCCGACCAGAAGGAGGGGATGGCGGCGTTCCGCGAGAAGCGGGCACCGTCGTTCACCCACCGATGA
- a CDS encoding MarR family winged helix-turn-helix transcriptional regulator — translation MTRRLPVDPIAEAKRQWLAHGWDDAADGMTVVTSVIRAHQLLMASIDRALKPFDLSFSRFEMLRLLAFTREGRMPMASAIARLQVHPTSVTNTVERLTRDGLVSREPHPTDGRAALLALTDEGRRRVDEATAALNTVFADLGLDDDDATALVRIIARFRKGAGDFADPAPVPDPL, via the coding sequence ATGACGCGACGACTGCCGGTCGACCCCATCGCCGAGGCCAAACGCCAGTGGCTCGCGCACGGGTGGGACGACGCCGCCGACGGCATGACGGTCGTGACCTCGGTGATCCGGGCGCACCAGTTGCTCATGGCATCCATCGACCGGGCGCTGAAGCCCTTCGACCTGTCGTTCTCGCGCTTCGAGATGCTGCGGCTGCTCGCCTTCACACGGGAGGGACGGATGCCGATGGCCAGCGCGATCGCCCGGCTGCAGGTGCATCCGACGAGCGTCACGAACACGGTCGAGCGGCTGACCCGCGACGGGCTCGTCTCTCGTGAACCGCACCCCACCGACGGACGCGCGGCGCTGCTCGCCCTGACCGACGAGGGGCGACGACGGGTGGACGAAGCGACCGCGGCGCTCAACACCGTGTTCGCGGACCTCGGACTCGACGACGACGACGCGACGGCGCTCGTGCGGATCATCGCGCGCTTCCGCAAGGGTGCCGGCGACTTCGCCGATCCCGCTCCGGTGCCCGACCCGCTCTGA
- a CDS encoding electron transfer flavoprotein subunit beta/FixA family protein: protein MKIVVLIKEVPDTWGERRLDLETGLTDRAAATPVLDEIDERAVEAALAFADAHPGTEVVALTMAPASAAATVRKALAMGATSAVHVVDDALHGADLLLTAEVLAAAIRRTGFDLVIAGNLSTDGGGGVLPAMIAEMLGVPHLTALSSLELTDDSATGDRVSDAGTMRVSAALPAVVSITEAMPEGRFTTFKGIMAAKKKPYETVDATALGVEPDDPAVPRYIMLSVAERPPREAGIKITDEGDAAEKLAAFLADEGVLR from the coding sequence ATGAAGATCGTGGTGCTGATCAAAGAAGTGCCCGACACGTGGGGCGAGCGCCGGCTCGACCTCGAGACCGGGCTGACCGACCGGGCGGCCGCGACGCCCGTGCTCGACGAGATCGACGAGCGAGCGGTCGAGGCCGCGCTCGCCTTCGCCGACGCGCACCCCGGTACCGAGGTGGTCGCGCTGACGATGGCGCCGGCGTCGGCCGCAGCCACCGTGCGCAAGGCGCTGGCCATGGGAGCGACGTCCGCCGTGCACGTCGTCGACGATGCGCTGCACGGGGCCGACCTCCTGCTGACCGCCGAGGTGCTCGCCGCGGCGATCCGGCGCACGGGATTCGACCTCGTGATCGCGGGTAACCTCTCGACCGACGGGGGTGGCGGCGTGCTGCCCGCGATGATCGCCGAGATGCTCGGTGTGCCTCACCTGACCGCGCTGTCGAGCCTCGAGCTGACGGACGACTCCGCTACCGGCGACCGCGTGAGCGACGCGGGCACCATGCGGGTGTCGGCCGCTCTCCCGGCGGTCGTCTCGATCACCGAGGCGATGCCCGAGGGGCGGTTCACGACCTTCAAGGGCATCATGGCGGCGAAGAAGAAGCCGTACGAGACCGTCGATGCCACGGCCCTCGGGGTCGAGCCCGACGATCCGGCAGTGCCCCGGTACATCATGCTGTCGGTCGCCGAGCGTCCTCCCCGCGAGGCGGGGATCAAGATCACCGACGAGGGGGATGCCGCCGAGAAGCTCGCCGCGTTCCTCGCCGACGAGGGGGTGCTGCGATGA
- a CDS encoding electron transfer flavoprotein subunit alpha/FixB family protein codes for MTVALVLLEVLPNGALAASSAGLLAAAGRVGEPVAVIVGPSRAAEEAAGLGAVRVLTADADSDALTLPVVDALAAAVARERPDLVLASNSIESRDAVARLAARLRLPLAADVVGLDRDELGIVARHSAFGGAFTVEGAPTFGPLVATLRPGAVTERLDTQPLVVERLEVVASGVPAGRVESFSETAAPSSRPELRGADIVVAGGRGVGSRENFALVEQLADVLGAAVGASRAAVDAGYVPAAAQVGQTGVTVSPRLYIALGISGAIQHRAGMQTATTIVAVDKDAEAPIFAIADFGIVGDLFTVVPHLISALEAPKK; via the coding sequence ATGACCGTCGCGCTCGTGCTGCTCGAGGTACTCCCCAATGGGGCGCTCGCCGCGTCGTCCGCGGGGCTGCTGGCCGCGGCCGGCCGGGTGGGGGAGCCGGTCGCCGTCATCGTGGGACCGTCGCGCGCCGCGGAGGAGGCCGCCGGCCTCGGCGCGGTGCGCGTGCTCACCGCCGACGCCGATTCCGACGCCCTGACCCTTCCCGTGGTCGACGCGCTCGCCGCGGCGGTCGCGCGCGAGCGCCCCGACCTCGTGCTCGCGTCGAACTCCATCGAATCGCGCGACGCCGTGGCCCGCTTGGCCGCACGTCTGCGGTTGCCGCTCGCTGCCGACGTGGTGGGTCTCGACCGCGACGAGCTCGGGATCGTGGCGCGGCATTCCGCCTTCGGCGGGGCATTCACGGTGGAGGGTGCCCCGACCTTCGGGCCGCTTGTCGCCACCCTGCGGCCGGGCGCGGTCACCGAGCGCCTCGACACGCAGCCTCTTGTCGTCGAGCGGCTGGAGGTCGTGGCATCCGGAGTCCCGGCGGGTCGAGTCGAGAGTTTCTCCGAGACCGCCGCGCCGTCGTCGCGCCCCGAGCTGCGCGGCGCGGACATCGTGGTGGCCGGAGGGCGCGGCGTGGGCTCGCGCGAGAACTTCGCGCTCGTCGAGCAGCTCGCCGACGTGCTCGGCGCCGCGGTCGGCGCATCGCGCGCGGCGGTCGACGCCGGATACGTGCCGGCCGCCGCGCAGGTCGGACAGACGGGCGTTACCGTGTCGCCGCGGCTTTACATCGCGCTCGGGATCTCGGGGGCGATCCAACACCGCGCCGGCATGCAGACCGCTACCACCATCGTCGCGGTCGACAAAGACGCCGAGGCGCCGATCTTCGCGATCGCCGACTTCGGTATCGTCGGAGATCTGTTCACCGTCGTCCCGCACCTGATCAGCGCGCTCGAGGCTCCGAAGAAATAG